In one window of Vicingaceae bacterium DNA:
- a CDS encoding sodium-translocating pyrophosphatase has translation MENLMYLLPLFGAIGILYMIYLARWVLRQPAGNEKMQEIAGYIKEGAMAFLNAEYRILMIFVVIAGLGLGLLSSVVATTHWFIVIAFVIGAFFSALAGNIGMRIATSANVRTTEAAKSSLSKAFKVSFSGGTVMGLGVAGTAVFGLSLLFAILATIFLKGEQDFYTEMTIVLETLAGFSLGAESIALFARVGGGIYTKAADVGADLVGKVEAGIPEDDPRNPATIADNVGDNVGDVAGMGADLFGSYVATVLAAMVLGNYIIKDIREITGTYSDAFGNMGPILLPVLIAGIGLIFSIVGTFLVKINDDQAKEDAVQGALNRGNWTAIFLTAVASLFVIRWMLPETFPIKLFGEGVVEISAMRVYYAVLVGLLVGGLISYFTEFYTGLGKKPVIEIVKKSSTGAATNIIAGLATGMLSTFAPVILFAGAIWGAYTLAGFYGVAIAAAAMMATTAMQLAIDAFGPIADNAGGIAEMSELPKEVRTKTDILDSVGNTTAAIGKGFAIASAALTALALFAAYVTFTGIDGINIFKAKVLAALFIGAMVPVVFSALAMNSVGKAAMDMVKEVRRQFREIAGIMEGKAKPEYGKCVEISTRAALREMMLPGSMAIIMPIIIGFTMGAEALGSYMAGVTVSGVLWAIFQNNAGGAWDNAKKSFEAGVEIDGEVYYKGSDPHKAAVVGDTVGDPFKDTSGPSMNILIKLTCLVGLVIAPILGGHTHKKVEKIEEIKEIIIEEEPVSIHMQTNGQKNS, from the coding sequence ATGGAAAATTTGATGTATTTGTTGCCTTTATTTGGAGCAATTGGTATTCTTTACATGATTTACCTGGCACGATGGGTATTGAGACAACCTGCCGGAAATGAAAAAATGCAAGAAATTGCCGGATATATCAAAGAAGGTGCTATGGCATTTTTAAATGCCGAATACAGGATTTTAATGATATTTGTGGTAATTGCCGGTTTGGGGCTTGGGTTGTTGTCTTCCGTTGTAGCCACCACACATTGGTTTATTGTCATTGCATTTGTCATTGGTGCATTCTTTTCTGCTCTTGCCGGAAACATTGGCATGCGAATAGCCACTTCTGCCAATGTGAGAACTACTGAAGCCGCAAAAAGTTCCTTATCCAAAGCATTTAAAGTATCGTTTTCCGGAGGAACGGTGATGGGACTTGGAGTGGCAGGTACTGCAGTGTTTGGATTAAGTTTACTGTTTGCCATTTTGGCTACTATTTTTTTAAAAGGAGAACAAGATTTTTATACTGAAATGACCATCGTGCTTGAAACATTGGCCGGATTTTCATTAGGGGCCGAATCAATCGCTTTATTTGCCCGTGTGGGAGGTGGAATTTATACCAAAGCTGCCGATGTAGGGGCCGACCTTGTGGGAAAAGTAGAAGCAGGTATTCCGGAAGATGATCCGCGCAATCCGGCTACCATTGCAGACAATGTAGGGGACAATGTGGGCGATGTTGCCGGTATGGGGGCCGACTTGTTTGGTTCGTATGTGGCAACAGTGTTGGCGGCTATGGTTTTGGGAAATTATATCATCAAAGATATTCGGGAAATTACCGGTACTTATAGCGATGCTTTCGGAAACATGGGACCCATTTTGTTGCCTGTGTTGATAGCCGGTATAGGTTTGATTTTTTCGATTGTCGGAACATTCTTGGTGAAGATAAATGATGATCAGGCAAAAGAAGATGCCGTTCAAGGGGCTTTAAACAGAGGAAACTGGACGGCTATCTTTTTAACAGCCGTTGCATCGTTATTTGTGATTCGTTGGATGTTGCCCGAAACTTTTCCCATCAAATTGTTTGGCGAAGGTGTTGTTGAAATTTCTGCCATGAGAGTTTATTACGCCGTATTGGTTGGATTATTGGTAGGAGGGTTGATTTCTTATTTTACGGAATTTTATACGGGTTTAGGAAAAAAACCGGTGATTGAGATTGTGAAAAAATCTTCTACCGGAGCTGCCACCAATATAATTGCCGGGTTGGCAACAGGAATGTTATCTACATTCGCGCCGGTTATTTTATTTGCCGGAGCCATTTGGGGCGCCTATACCTTGGCCGGTTTTTATGGTGTTGCTATTGCTGCAGCAGCCATGATGGCTACCACGGCCATGCAATTAGCCATTGATGCATTTGGACCTATTGCCGATAATGCCGGCGGTATTGCCGAAATGAGTGAATTGCCCAAAGAAGTCAGAACCAAAACTGATATCCTGGATTCGGTCGGAAATACAACCGCTGCCATAGGAAAAGGTTTTGCCATTGCTTCGGCTGCTTTAACCGCCCTGGCTTTATTTGCCGCATATGTTACTTTTACCGGGATAGACGGAATTAATATTTTCAAAGCAAAAGTGTTGGCTGCATTATTTATTGGAGCCATGGTGCCGGTGGTGTTTTCTGCCCTTGCCATGAATTCTGTTGGTAAAGCAGCAATGGATATGGTAAAAGAAGTTCGTCGCCAGTTCCGTGAAATTGCCGGTATTATGGAAGGTAAAGCCAAGCCCGAATACGGTAAATGTGTTGAAATTTCGACCAGGGCTGCACTTAGAGAGATGATGTTGCCGGGAAGCATGGCCATTATCATGCCTATAATCATTGGATTTACTATGGGGGCTGAAGCGTTGGGAAGTTATATGGCAGGAGTGACGGTTTCCGGTGTTTTGTGGGCAATTTTCCAAAACAATGCCGGTGGCGCATGGGATAATGCTAAAAAATCATTTGAAGCAGGTGTTGAAATAGATGGGGAAGTTTATTACAAAGGATCAGATCCGCATAAAGCTGCGGTGGTGGGAGATACAGTGGGCGATCCATTTAAAGACACATCGGGACCCTCTATGAATATCTTGATTAAATTAACATGCTTGGTAGGCCTTGTCATCGCTCCAATCCTGGGTGGACATACACACAAAAAAGTGGAAAAAATCGAGGAAATCAAAGAAATAATTATTGAAGAAGAACCGGTTTCAATCCACATGCAAACCAATGGTCAGAAAAATTCATGA
- a CDS encoding cystathionine beta-synthase, with protein MKYYENILQTIGNTPLVKINKITKDLPCLVLAKVETFNPGNSIKDRMALKMIEDAEKSGKLKPGGVIIEGTSGNTGMGLAIAAAIKGYKCIFTTTDKQSKEKIDALKALGAEVIVCPTDVDPEDPRSYYSVSSRLEKEIPNAWKANQYDNPSNAQAHYESTGPEIWEQTDGKITHLVVGVGTGGTITGTGRFLKEKNPSIQVLGIDTYGSVFKKYHETGIFDKNEIYPYITEGIGEDFLPKNVDFGIIDHFEKVTDKDAAIMTRRIAREEGIFVGNSAGAAMAGLLQMKDRFKPGDVVVVIFHDHGSRYLGKMFNDDWMRERGFLDEEKPKAIDIVNKHKHLPLITVDENATMNDAVEKFVRFNISQLPVVNQGKIVGSLSDNFVYNLLIKNPDIRSARVGDFMQPPFPIVDKDTRLDQIMSKINKDNRAVLVKINENEYHIITLHDLIERCW; from the coding sequence ATGAAATATTACGAAAATATTCTACAGACCATCGGAAATACGCCTTTGGTTAAAATCAATAAGATTACCAAAGATTTACCTTGTCTGGTTTTGGCTAAAGTCGAAACATTCAATCCGGGAAACTCCATCAAAGACCGCATGGCATTGAAAATGATCGAAGATGCTGAAAAAAGTGGAAAATTAAAACCTGGAGGAGTTATTATAGAGGGCACAAGTGGAAATACAGGAATGGGACTTGCCATTGCTGCAGCGATAAAAGGTTATAAATGTATATTTACTACAACTGACAAACAATCAAAAGAGAAAATTGATGCACTCAAAGCACTTGGTGCTGAAGTGATAGTGTGTCCCACGGATGTAGATCCTGAGGACCCAAGGTCGTATTATTCTGTTTCATCTCGGTTGGAAAAAGAAATTCCTAATGCATGGAAGGCCAATCAATATGATAATCCAAGTAATGCACAAGCTCATTATGAATCGACCGGACCGGAAATTTGGGAACAAACCGATGGAAAAATTACTCATTTGGTTGTAGGTGTTGGAACAGGAGGAACAATTACCGGTACGGGAAGATTTCTCAAAGAAAAAAATCCGTCTATACAAGTGTTAGGCATTGATACATACGGTTCTGTTTTTAAAAAATATCACGAAACCGGAATTTTTGATAAAAATGAAATTTATCCATATATAACAGAAGGTATAGGAGAAGATTTTTTACCAAAAAATGTCGATTTTGGCATAATAGATCATTTTGAGAAAGTGACAGACAAGGATGCCGCGATTATGACCCGGAGAATAGCCCGTGAAGAAGGGATTTTTGTGGGAAACTCGGCCGGTGCGGCCATGGCCGGCCTCCTTCAGATGAAAGACAGGTTTAAACCGGGTGATGTGGTGGTGGTTATTTTCCACGATCATGGTTCACGTTATTTGGGAAAAATGTTTAATGATGATTGGATGCGGGAAAGGGGATTTCTGGATGAAGAAAAACCTAAAGCCATAGACATAGTCAACAAACATAAACATTTGCCACTTATCACCGTTGATGAAAATGCAACGATGAATGATGCTGTGGAAAAATTTGTCAGATTTAACATTTCTCAATTGCCGGTGGTCAATCAAGGGAAGATTGTGGGATCTTTGAGCGATAATTTTGTATACAACCTTTTGATCAAAAACCCCGATATACGCTCTGCAAGAGTGGGAGATTTTATGCAACCTCCATTTCCTATTGTCGACAAAGATACCAGGCTCGATCAAATCATGTCTAAGATCAATAAGGATAATAGAGCAGTGTTGGTGAAAATAAATGAAAATGAATACCACATTATCACCCTGCATGATTTGATTGAGAGATGTTGGTAG